Sequence from the Amaranthus tricolor cultivar Red isolate AtriRed21 chromosome 16, ASM2621246v1, whole genome shotgun sequence genome:
ACCATTCTCATCTGTTATCTGTCCGTTAAAGTCTCCGGCGAAACTGACGGCGATACGACGGCGTTTGACTTTGGTACACTTACTCTTACTAGCTTAAAACTACTTGGTGATGCACACATAAACAATGGAAGTGTACACCTCACACGTGACCTTCCCGTGCCAAATTCCGGCTTCGGACGAGCGTTTTATGCCCACCCGGTAAAGTTCCGGCAGCCGGAGAATAATTTTCCGGCGAGCTTTACTACTTTTTTTTCATTCACTATCACAAATCTCAACCCATCTTCGATTGGTGGTGGGATTGCTTTTCTCATTTCCCCTGATGATGATTCAATGGGTATTCCTGGTGGGTATTTGGGTCTTACCCGAGATTCAAACCCGGGTTTTATTGCAGTTGAATTTGATACATTAATGGATGTTGAGTTTAAAGATATTAATGGAAATCACGTGGGTTTAGATCTTGGATCAATGGTTTCAACCCATGTTGGTGATTTAGACTCCATTAATATCGATTTAAAGAGTGGTGATCTAATTAATGCTTGGATTGATTATTCTGGGTTAACCCAAATGTTTAGTATCTCAATTTCTTACTCTAATCTTAAACCTAAACAACCCCTTCTTTCATTCGCTCTTGATTTAGATGATTTTGTGGGTAATCATATGTTTGTAGGTTTTTCTGGGTCTACACAGGGGAGTACTGAAACTCATAGTATTGAATGGTGGAGTTTCTCATCTTCTTTTGAATCCCCAAATTTAGAACCATCGATCCTCTCACCCTCACCTTCATTGATACTTCCGCCGCCGCTAACGCCGCCATTTACGGTTCCTGATAAAACAACTACTCCGCCAGCGATTTCGCCGTCAGGATCAAAATCAATGGTATCGGAAAAAAGATCAAATTCCTGTGATAATCAGCTATGTAAGCGGAATCCAGCAGCAGTAGCCGGAGTAGTAACAGCAAGTGCCTTCTTATTAGCAATCTTTGGAGGGATTCTCTTCTGGGTTTTCACTAAGAAATCAAAGCTAAACTTCCCTAAAAGCTCAAGCTCTTGTTCATTAGCAACTGATATAATCAAAATGCCTAAAGAATTCAGCTATAAGGAGCTAAATTATGCTACCAAAAGGTTCAATTCGAGTCAGGTTATCGGGCATGGAGCATTTGGGACTGTTTATAAGGGGATATTGCCTGAAACAGGGCATGTAGTTGCTGTAAAAAGATGTAGTAATAACAATGGAGGTCAAGGCAAGAATGAGTTTTTGTCAGAATTGTCAATAATTGGTACACTTAGGCATAGAAATTTGGTAAGACTTCAAGGATGGTGTCATGAGAAAGGTGAAATTTTATTAGTATATGATTTAATGCCAAATGGGAGTCTAGATAAAGCATTGTTTGAATcaaatattgtattaaaatggCAAGATAGAAGAAAAATTTTACTTGGGGTAGCTTCAGCTTTGGCTTATTTGCATCAAGAATGTGAGAATTTGGTAGTACATAGGGATGTTAAAACAAGTAATATAATGTTAGATGAGAATTTTAATTCTAGGTTAGGTGATTTTGGGTTAGCTAGACAAATGGAGCATGATAAGTCCCCGGCCGCCACAGTGGCGGCTGGGACAATGGGGTATTTAGCCCCGGAGTATCTCCTAACCGGTCGCGCCACTGATAAAACTGACGTGTTTAGCTTTGGAGCGGTGGTGCTCGAGGTTGCGAGTGGTCGGAGACCGATAGAGAAGGAAAAGATTGGTGTCAAGGGGAATGGGAATGGGAATGGGAATTTGGTGGAATGGGTGTGGGGGTTACACAATGAAGGAAATTTGTTGAGTGCTGCGGATGGGAAGTTGAATGGAGAATTCGATGAGGCGGAGA
This genomic interval carries:
- the LOC130803016 gene encoding L-type lectin-domain containing receptor kinase VIII.1-like: MVTPFFSLFAFTILICYLSVKVSGETDGDTTAFDFGTLTLTSLKLLGDAHINNGSVHLTRDLPVPNSGFGRAFYAHPVKFRQPENNFPASFTTFFSFTITNLNPSSIGGGIAFLISPDDDSMGIPGGYLGLTRDSNPGFIAVEFDTLMDVEFKDINGNHVGLDLGSMVSTHVGDLDSINIDLKSGDLINAWIDYSGLTQMFSISISYSNLKPKQPLLSFALDLDDFVGNHMFVGFSGSTQGSTETHSIEWWSFSSSFESPNLEPSILSPSPSLILPPPLTPPFTVPDKTTTPPAISPSGSKSMVSEKRSNSCDNQLCKRNPAAVAGVVTASAFLLAIFGGILFWVFTKKSKLNFPKSSSSCSLATDIIKMPKEFSYKELNYATKRFNSSQVIGHGAFGTVYKGILPETGHVVAVKRCSNNNGGQGKNEFLSELSIIGTLRHRNLVRLQGWCHEKGEILLVYDLMPNGSLDKALFESNIVLKWQDRRKILLGVASALAYLHQECENLVVHRDVKTSNIMLDENFNSRLGDFGLARQMEHDKSPAATVAAGTMGYLAPEYLLTGRATDKTDVFSFGAVVLEVASGRRPIEKEKIGVKGNGNGNGNLVEWVWGLHNEGNLLSAADGKLNGEFDEAEMRRVLLVGLACSHPDTMARPTMRCVVQMLVGDSEVPIVPRTKPSMSFTTSQLLLSLQDSVSDCNAMLTISTSSSSSERNLFLHGAISSGQGGDELV